In the Ctenopharyngodon idella isolate HZGC_01 chromosome 4, HZGC01, whole genome shotgun sequence genome, one interval contains:
- the pmpcb gene encoding mitochondrial-processing peptidase subunit beta gives MAASVQRFGAAGRHFLKTLLNTTAIKRTGSTQAVSHVVLNVPETKVTTLDNGLRVASEDSGLSTCTVGLWIDAGSRYENESNNGTAHFLEHMAFKGTRKRSQLDLELEIENMGAHLNAYTSREQTVYYAKAFSKDLPRAVEILADIIQNSTLGEAEIERERGVILREMQEVETNLQEVVFDYLHATAYQETPLGRTILGPTENIKTINRGDLVEYITTHYKGPRIVLAAAGGVSHNELIDLAKFHFGKLPARYSGETLQPCHFTGSEIRVRDDKMPLAHIAIAVEAVGWSHPDTIPLMVANTLIGNWDRSLGGGMNLSSKLAQMACQGNLCHSFQSFNTCYTDTGLWGLYMVCEPGTVNEMIRFTQLEWMSLCTSVTESEVNRAKNLLKTNMLLHLDGSTPICEDIGRQMLCYSRRIPLHELEARIDAIDATTIKDVCMKYIYNKAPAIAAVGPIEQLPDYNRIRSGMYWLRS, from the exons ATGGCGGCGTCCGTGCAGCGTTTCGGCGCAGCGGGGAGACACTTTTTAAAGACTTTATTGAACACAACAGCCATTAAGAGG ACTGGCTCCACTCAGGCTGTCAGTCACGTGGTTTTAAATGTACCTGAGACGAAGGTCACGACCCTTGATAATGGGCTCAGGGTGGCATCTGAAGACTCCGGCCTGTCCACATGCACG GTTGGTCTGTGGATTGATGCTGGGAGCCGGTATGAAAATGAGAGCAATAATGGTACAGCCCACTTCCTGGAGCACATGGCGTTTAAG GGCACCAGGAAGAGGTCCCAGCTTGACCTGGAACTGGAGATCGAGAACATGGGCGCTCATCTGAACGCTTACACCTCCAGAGAGCAGACGGTGTACTACGCCAAAGCTTTCTCCAAAGATCTGCCACGAG CGGTGGAAATCCTGGCTGACATCATTCAGAACAGCACACTGGGAGAAGCGGAGATCGAGCGAGAGCGTGGAGTTATTCTCAGAGAGATGCAGGAAGTGGAGACCAACCTGCAGGAAGTGGTCTTCGATTACCTGCACGCTACAGCCTATCAGGAAACGCCTCTCGGAAGAACCATCCTGGGCCCTACGGAGAACATCAA AACTATAAATCGAGGGGATCTGGTCGAATACATTACAACACACTACAAGGGGCCACGAATTGTATTAGCTGCAGCCGGAG GAGTGTCACATAATGAGCTAATCGATTTGGccaaatttcattttggaaaGCTGCCAGCCAGATACAGCGGAGAGACTTTACAGCCCTGCCATTTCACCGGGAGTGAG ATTCGTGTGCGAGATGATAAGATGCCTCTGGCTCATATAGCCATCGCTGTGGAGGCTGTCGGCTGGTCACATCCAGATACTATACCTCTAATGGTGGCCAACACGCTCATTGGTAACTGGGATCGGTCCCTCGGTGGTGGGATG AACTTGTCCAGTAAACTGGCACAGATGGCATGTCAGGGCAACTTGTGCCACAGTTTCCAGTCCTTCAACACCTGCTACACAGATACAGGTCTGTGGGGGCTTTACATGGTGTGCGAGCCGGGAACCGTCAACGAGATGATACGTTTTACTCAGCTGGAATG GATGTCTCTGTGTACGAGCGTGACCGAAAGCGAAGTGAACCGAGCTAAAAACCTGCTGAAGACAAACATGCTGCTTCACCTGGACG GATCCACACCCATCTGCGAGGACATTGGGCGGCAGATGCTGTGTTACAGCCGCAGGATTCCTCTGCATGAGCTGGAGGCCAGAATAGAT GCCATAGACGCCACAACCATCAAGGACGTGTGTATGAAATACATCTACAATAAAGCTCCTGCTATAGCTGCTGTTG GTCCCATCGAGCAGCTTCCAGACTATAACAGGATCCGCAGTGGCATGTATTGGTTACGGTCGTGA